One Pyrus communis chromosome 4, drPyrComm1.1, whole genome shotgun sequence genomic region harbors:
- the LOC137732999 gene encoding zinc finger protein 2-like, translating to MDFQPNTSLHLSLPNNEPNLELVLEPSFTSSSSSSFSPSSEPKRMFSCNYCQRKFYSSQALGGHQNAHKLERTLAKKSRERLSSAAQAHGSMNQRPVPNYSCSSDSGASHAREFPEAHLGGLKVHQGHAGRFVGQMNCGYRPENAEEGICHLDLSLRL from the coding sequence atggATTTTCAGCCAAATACTTCTCTTCATCTAAGCCTACCCAACAACGAACCGAACTTGGAGCTTGTCCTGGAGCCATCATTTActtcttcctcatcttcttcttttagtCCGTCATCGGAACCCAAGCGCATGTTTTCATGCAACTACTGCCAAAGAAAGTTTTACAGCTCCCAAGCACTTGGAGGCCACCAAAATGCTCACAAACTCGAGCGCACTTTAGCCAAGAAAAGCAGAGAGCGGCTAAGTTCCGCGGCCCAAGCTCATGGTAGCATGAACCAACGACCCGTACCTAACTACAGCTGCAGCAGCGATTCAGGTGCTAGTCATGCAAGGGAGTTTCCGGAGGCACATCTTGGTGGGTTGAAAGTACATCAAGGACATGCCGGTAGGTTTGTTGGTCAAATGAACTGTGGATACAGACCTGAGAATGCTGAGGAGGGTATTTGCCACCTTGACTTATCTCTGAGGCTTTGA